Sequence from the Bremerella volcania genome:
ATCGCGACCGAACAGGTAGGCAATGTTGTACAGCGTGTCGTTTTCCAGCACGAAGTGACTACCGCCAATCACGTTCACGTTGAACTTGATGGCCCGCTCGGAAAAATATTCGAGGTAATCGGTCGTAAACTCCGCAAGCCGCCGCGCGGCCAGCCCCGGCCGCGTTGGTTCCACACAAGAGAGTAGCTGCGTGGTAAACAGTTCGGGAAACAGGATGAAGTCGGACTTGTAGTCGGAAGCAACATCCAGGAAGAAGTCGCACTGCTGGGCGAACTCGTCAAAGCTGCGAATCGCACGCATTTCGTACTGCACGACCGTGATACGAATCGGCTCGACCAGGTGATGAAAACGCCGCTTGGCCCCCGGCTTGTAGTCGAGGTTGAGCCACTCCAAATAGGTGGCGTATCCGCACGAAGCCTTGTCGCTGGGCAGGTAATCGGGAATCAGCCCTTGCAGTGCGAAGCCGTTGGCCGTCTGGGCGGTAAGCACGGGGTCGAACTCAGCCTTGGCGACCACCCGTTCGACATATTCGCGGGCCGACATCTTATCGGCCACTTTGTGATACCCCGGAATGCGGCCGCCGATGATCATCCGGGCAAGGTTCATCTCGCGGCACATTTCCTTACGGGCATCGTACATGCGGCGAGAAAGCTTCAGCCCACGGAACTCGGGATGAACCATCATCTCGATCCCGTACAGCGTATCCCCCTTCGGGTTGTGATTGCGGATGTAACCGTTGTCGGACACGGCCTTGAAATTGTGCCAGGCCATGTTGGGCTCGTTTTGCACGATCAAGCTACTGGAGGAAGCGGCCAACTGACCGTCGATCTCGATGACGATTTGTCCCTTGGGGAAGATACGGAGCTGGCTTTCGATGTGCGCTTTCGACCAGGGCTCCATGCCAGGGAAGCAGGCCCGCTGCATTTCGACCAGCGCGTCGTAGTCCTCGATGCGCATGGGACGAATCACCGTTTTCCACTCGTATTCCTTTAGATCGATCGGTTCCATGAAACGCACCTATCCCCTAGACTGCCTTAATGTGTGCTGACGCGCAAGGCATTATCTGCGCCGCGTCTCTTTGACACAATGACAAACGATATCCGCCGTGTCACGTTTCACATTCCCGCAGCTACCCAGGAGCCGTTTCGAGTATGGAGTCTGAGCCACTAACGTTTTTAGAGCGTATGTTGAACACGCCGAGCCCCTCTGGCTACGAAGCCCCGGTGCAGGATGTCGTGCGGGAATATGCCGCCCAGTTCGCCGATAACGTCGATACCGACTTCCACGGCAACGTCATCGCTTCGGTTAATTCCGGCGGAAGCGTCCGCGTGATGATGGCTGGCCACTGCGATCAAATCGGCCTGTTGGTTACCCAGGTCGACGAAATGGGCTTCATCCGCTGCCAGACGATCGGCGGCTGGGACCCGGTTCAGTTAGTCGGACAGAAGATGTCGATCTGGACCGCCGATGGCGCGATCCCTGCGGTGATCTCGCGTAAACCCATTCACTTGCTCACCGATTCCGAGCGAAAAGCCCCCATTCAGCTCAAAGACCTCTGGCTCGATATCGGAGCCAAAGACCAGGCCGAAGCGAAGAAGCTGGTCCAGGTAGGCGACCCGGTCACGCTGCAGTTGGGCATGCAGAAGATGCAGAACGATCTGGTCTTTGGGCCCAAGATGGACGATACGACTGGGCTGTGGGTCGTCATCGAGGCAGCTCGCCGCTTTGGCAAGTTCAGCGACAAAAAGTGTGCCGCGTTCGCCGTTTCGACCGTTCAGGAAGAAATCGGCTTGCGAGGTGCCAAGACGAGCGCCTACGGAATCGATCCACACATTGGGATTGCCGTCGACGTAACCCACGCGACTGACTGCCCCACGATCGATCGAGGAGAACGTGGCGAAGTTTACCTGGGCCGCGGCCCCGTTATTTATCGGGGCCCCAACATGAACCCCAAGGTCGTATCGCGTCTGATTGAAGTGGCTGAGGAAAACCAGATTCCCTATCAGATGGCGGCCTTGGGCAAGGCAGCTCCAAACGATTCCAACGCAATTCAAACGACGCGTGGTGGTGTCGCCGCTGGCCTGGTCGCGATTCCCAACCGCTATATGCATAGCGCCGTCGAAACGATCTCGCTGGAAGACATCGACCACGCCGCGACCCTGTTGGCCGAGTTCCTGCACAGCGTCCAGGACGACGACGACTTCCGTCCCGGGATGTAAGCCGTAGATTACGGTCGTCAGGGATGCGGAGTCGGAACTTGGTTCGTGGTACGACCTGCCTGACTTTTCGTATCCGACTTCCGATTTGGCCTTCCTGCCAATTTGGCAAGCGAACTTTCAATTGCGACATCCCCAAATGTCTTGTGAATCGCAAGTTGTTTACCGAAAGCAACTTGCGATTTCATTCCCTCTTCTCGGCACGGCAATTGCATCTACTGGCTCATCTCAGAGAGAGTCTGCCAAAATCTGCACCCAGGGTGCATTTGGAGCTTGGCTCTGACGCAAACAAATCAACGGTTAATCACCAAGTTATGGAATAAACCGGCCAAGCGTGCTCGCCCAAAAAATGTGGGAACACCCCATGAACGAGCCAGGCCGATTGAAACCAGTTCATCCCACAAGAGGAGGATTCCAGACGTGGCAAAACAGATGGTCTTTGGAGATGAAGCGCGACAGCCGCTTTTGGCCGGCGTAACAAAGCTGGCACGTGCCGTGAAAAGCACGTTGGGTCCGCGTGGTCGCAATGCCGTGCTGGACAAAGGCTGGGGTTCCCCCAAGATCACCAAGGACGGCGTGACGGTTGCCGAAGACATCGAACTGGATGATGTCTACGAAAACCTCGCCTGTCAGTTGGTCAAGGAAGCCGCCAGCAAGACGAACGACGTCGCTGGTGACGGTACCACCACGGCAACCGTTCTGGCTGAAGGGATTTTCCGCGAAGGTTTGAAGATGCTGGCCGCCGGTGCCGACGGCATGGCTCTGCAGCGTGGCATTCTGAAGGCTTCCGAAGCCGTCGGCGAAGCCGTTCAGAAGTCGTCCACCAAGATCGATGAAAAGAGCAAGAAGCAGATCGAACAGATCGCCACCATCGCCGGTAACAATGATCCGACGATCGGTAAGGTGCTGGCCGAAGCTTTCCTGAAGGTTGGCAAAGACGGCGTCATCACCGTCGAAGAAGGTCGCGGCAGCGAAACGACCGTCGACTTCGTCGAAGGGATGCAGTTCGATCGCGGCTTTCTTTCGCCGCACTTCGTCACCGACGAAGATTCGCAAACGGTCGAACTGGAAGACTGTTACATTCTGTTGTTTGAAGAAAAAATCTCGGCCGCCAAGAAGCTGGTTCCCCTGCTGGAAGCCATCAGCAAGGCCAACAAGCCGCTGCTGATCATCGCCGAAGACGTCGAAGGCGAAGCTCTGGCAACGCTGGTCGTCAACAAGATGCGTGGCATCCTGAACGTCGCCGCCGTCAAGGCTCCTGGCTACGGCGATCGCCGCAAGGCCATGCTCGGCGACATCGCCACCCTGACCGGCGGAACCGCCATTTTCAAGGACCTGGGTATCGAACTGGAAAGCGTCAAGACTTCCAACCTGGGTCGTGCCAAGAAGGTGAAGCTGACCTCAGGCGAGACGGTCATCGTCGGCGGTGCTGGCAAGAAGGCCGACATCGAAGGTCGTGCCGCTCAGATCCGTAGCGAAATCGAAACCACCGACAGCGAATACGATCGCGAAAAGCTGCAAGAACGTCTGGCCAAGCTGGCCGGCGGTGTGGCCCAGATCAACTGCGGTGCCGTTACCGAAACCGAAATGAAGGAACGCAAGGACCTGCTGGTCGACGCCAAGAGCGCTACCCAGGCAGCCCTGCAGGAAGGCATCGTTCCTGGTGGTGGCATCGCTCTGCTCCGAGCTGAAAAGGCTCTGAAGAAGCTGGCCGTCGAGGGAGACGAAAAGCTGGGGGCGGACATCGTTGCCAAGGTTCTCGAATTCCCACTGCGTACGATCGCCGAAAATGCCGGTCTGGATGGTGGCGTGGTCGTGAACCGCGTTCGTCAGCAAAAGAAGGCCACCGAAGGCTTCAACGCCGATACCGGCAACTACGAAGACCTGGTCGACGCCGGCGTGATCGATCCGGCCAAGGTGGTTCGTACGGCCCTGCAGAATGCTGCCAGCGTTGCCGCATTGCTGCTGACGACCGACTCGCTGATCACCGAAATCCCATCCGAAGACGAAGGGGGCGATCACCACGATCACCATGACCACGGCGGCATGGGTGGTATGGGTGGCATGCCAGGAATGGGCGGCATGGGCATGCCCGGCATGATGTAATTCACGCGCAGGCCTGAATTGCACATAACCTTTCGAATATTCGTTTTAAAACATCAAATATACCCCTGAATAAGTTTTAAGGATAAACACCCATGGCGAAGAGTCTGAAGATTCGCACTTTGGATGACCGCATTGTTGTTCAGCCGCTGGAAGCGGAAGAAACCACCGCCGGTGGCATCGTCCTGCCCGATTCGGCCCAGGAAAAGCCACAGCGGGGCACCGTCCTGGCTGTCGGTCCTGGCAAACTGCTCGATAGCGGCAGCCGCGCCGAACTTTCGGTAGCCGTTGGCGATCAGGTCATCTATGGCAAGTACAGCGGCAGCGATATCGAAATCGATGGCGACGAGTACAAGATCCTTCGCGAGACCGAAGTCCTGGCCAAGGTCGTCAACGACTAAGCTCAGCCTTTGGATCTGTCCTAAACCGCATTCAGTTTTAATCACATAAGGATTCTTAGCGTGGCAAAACAACTGCTTTTCGAGGATCATGCCCGAGCCAAGATGCTCAAGGGCATCGACAAGCTGGCCGACGCTGTCGCCGTCACGATGGGCCCAACCGGCCGTAACGTGATCATTAACAAGTCGTACGGCGGCCCGACGGTAACCAAAGACGGCGTGACCGTTGCCAAGGAAATCGAACTCGAAGATCGCTTCGAGAACATGGGTGCCAAACTCGTCAACGAAGTCGCCAGCAAGACTTCCGACGTCGCTGGTGACGGTACCACTACCGCCACCGTGTTGGCTCGTGCGATCTTCAAGGAAGGCCTTCGCAACATCGTTGCCGGTAGCAACCCAACCGCGATTCGTCGTGGTATTGAAAAGGCCGTTGCTGCTGCGGAAGACTTCCTGCTGAACATGGCCAAGCCGGTCAACAGCAAGGAAGACGTCGCCAACATCGGTGCCATCAGTGCCAACAACGATCGTGCGATCGGTGAGTTGCTGGCCGAAGCCCTGCACCGCGTCGGTCAAGACGGCGTCATTACCGTCGAAGAAGGCAAGAGCCGAGAAACGACCGTCGACTACGTCGAAGGGATGCAGTTCGACAAGGGTTACATCTCGCCTTACTTCATCAACCGTCCGTCCGAAATGGACGTCGAGTTGGAAGACGCCTACATCCTGTTCCACGAAAAGAAGATCAGCAACCTGCGTGAGCTGATTCCACTTCTGGAACAAGTCGGCAACACCGGCAAGCCGCTGTTGATCGTGGCCGAAGACATCGAAGGGGAAGCCCTCACCGCGCTGGTCGTCAACCGTCTGCGTGGCGTGCTGAACATCGCCGCCGTCAAGGCTCCTGGTTTCGGCGATCGTCGCAAGGCGATGCTGGCCGACATGGGCGTTCTGACCGGTGGCACCGTGATCAGCGATGATCTGGGCATCACGCTCGATAAGGTACAACTGAACCAACTGGGCCGTGCCAAGAAGATCAACATAACCAAGGACAAGACGACGATCGTCGAAGGTGGTGGCGATAAGAAGGAACTCGAATCGCGCATCGGTCAGCTGAAGCGTCAGATCGAAGAAACCGACAGCGAATACGATCGAGAAAAGTACCAGGAACGTCTGGCCAAGCTTTCCGGTGGTGTGGCTGTCATCTCGGTCGGTGCGGAAACCGAAGCCGAAATGAAGCAGACCAAGGCTCGCGTCGAAGACGCCCTGCACGCCACTCGTGCAGCCGTCGAAGAAGGCGTTCTACCTGGTGGTGGCGTGGCTCTGGTCCGTGCGATCGAAGCGGTCGAAAAGGCCCGTTCTTCGGCTCGCGGCGACGAAAAGATCGGCATCGACATCATCCTCAAGGCCCTGCCGGCTCCAATGCGTCAGATCGCCGACAACTGCGGCATCGACGGCAACGTGGTTGTCGACGAAGTCCTGCAGAAGTCGACTAACTACGGCTACGACGCCTACAAGGGTGATTACGTCGACATGGTCAAAGCTGGCGTCATCGACCCAGCCAAGGTGGTGCGTACCGCACTGAGCAACGCCGCGAGCATCTCGGGCTTGCTGCTGACCACCGAAGCTTTGGTCACCAACCTGGAAGACGATGGCAAGCGTCCGGTCGAAGGCGTCATTCGCTAAGCCGACGTTGCGTCAACCCAAGATGGCGGCACTCGGCCTTGCCCTGGTCGCCTAAGACGAAAAAATTCAACGGGCTGAATCTCTTCCGGGGACCAGCCCGTTTTGTTTCTACCGCCGCCTACGTGAGGACACGATGGCTACCAAAGTCGACTACTACGAAGTCCTGGGAATCGAGCGAACCGCGTCCAGCGGCGAGATTTCCAAGGCCTATCGCAAGCTGGCGATTAAATACCACCCCGACTCGAATCCGGGCGACGAGGAAGCCGTGATTCGGTTCAAGGAAGCAGCCGAGGCGTACGAAGTTCTGAGCGACTCCGAAAAGCGAGCCCGCTACGATCAGTACGGTCATGCCGGTGTCGAGGGCGGCCAGCGGGCGAACTTCCACGATGTCGAAGACATCATGGAAGCGTTCGGCGACATTTTCGGCGGAGGAATTTTCAGCGACATCTTCGGCCGCGGCGGGGGTCGAGGAGGTCGTCGACGCGTTCGCAAAGGGGCCGATATCCAGGTTCGAGTCACGCTTGACCTCGAAGAAGCGGCAACCGGCGTTGATCGCGAAATCCAAGTCGATCGTCGCGTCGCCTGTGAAACGTGCAGTGGAAGCGGTGCCAAGCCTGGCTCGAAGCCGGAAACATGCAGTCGCTGTGGTGGTGCCGGACAGGTCGTCCAGCAGGCAGGCATCTTGCGGGTTCAAACAACCTGCCCTTCGTGCGGCGGCCAAGGGACCATCATCACCGATCCCTGCGGTGATTGCCGCGGGAACGGGTTCACGACCAAACGCGTCAGCATGGACGTGGCTATCCCGCCGGGCGTCGATGACGGCATGCGAGTTCGCCTGGCTGGCGAAGGGCAGCCAAGCCCTGACGGAGGCCCTCCCGGCGATTGTTATTGCCACATCACGATTCGGAAGCACAAGCTATTCGAGCGTGAGGGGGATCACCTGATCCTGAAGATGCCAATCACCTATACCCAGGCCGTTCTCGGTAGCGAAATCGAAGTTCCGACACTCAATGGACCTGCCACGCTGAGCGTGCCGGCGGGGTCCGGCTCGTCGGAAGTTTTCAAGATGCGTGGCAAGGGGATGCCTGATCCTCATGGCCGCGGCACCGGCGACTTGTACGTGCAAACGTACATTGAAGTGCCCAAGAAGCTGGATCCGAAGCAGGAAGAGCTGCTTCGCGAACTAGCCGAATACGAACACACCAA
This genomic interval carries:
- a CDS encoding bifunctional GNAT family N-acetyltransferase/carbon-nitrogen hydrolase family protein codes for the protein MEPIDLKEYEWKTVIRPMRIEDYDALVEMQRACFPGMEPWSKAHIESQLRIFPKGQIVIEIDGQLAASSSSLIVQNEPNMAWHNFKAVSDNGYIRNHNPKGDTLYGIEMMVHPEFRGLKLSRRMYDARKEMCREMNLARMIIGGRIPGYHKVADKMSAREYVERVVAKAEFDPVLTAQTANGFALQGLIPDYLPSDKASCGYATYLEWLNLDYKPGAKRRFHHLVEPIRITVVQYEMRAIRSFDEFAQQCDFFLDVASDYKSDFILFPELFTTQLLSCVEPTRPGLAARRLAEFTTDYLEYFSERAIKFNVNVIGGSHFVLENDTLYNIAYLFGRDGSIGKQYKIHITPSERKWWGIEPGHKVEVFDTDCGKVAIQICYDIEFPELTRIAANKGAEMIFVPYNTDTRHGYLRVKTCAQARCVENQVYVAISGCTGNLPFVENADIHYAQSGVFTPCDAEFARDGIAAECNPNVETIVIHDVDLELLRRHRLEGSVQNWNDRRKDLYKVQYLEDGEEGYV
- a CDS encoding M42 family metallopeptidase, producing MESEPLTFLERMLNTPSPSGYEAPVQDVVREYAAQFADNVDTDFHGNVIASVNSGGSVRVMMAGHCDQIGLLVTQVDEMGFIRCQTIGGWDPVQLVGQKMSIWTADGAIPAVISRKPIHLLTDSERKAPIQLKDLWLDIGAKDQAEAKKLVQVGDPVTLQLGMQKMQNDLVFGPKMDDTTGLWVVIEAARRFGKFSDKKCAAFAVSTVQEEIGLRGAKTSAYGIDPHIGIAVDVTHATDCPTIDRGERGEVYLGRGPVIYRGPNMNPKVVSRLIEVAEENQIPYQMAALGKAAPNDSNAIQTTRGGVAAGLVAIPNRYMHSAVETISLEDIDHAATLLAEFLHSVQDDDDFRPGM
- the groL gene encoding chaperonin GroEL (60 kDa chaperone family; promotes refolding of misfolded polypeptides especially under stressful conditions; forms two stacked rings of heptamers to form a barrel-shaped 14mer; ends can be capped by GroES; misfolded proteins enter the barrel where they are refolded when GroES binds), encoding MAKQMVFGDEARQPLLAGVTKLARAVKSTLGPRGRNAVLDKGWGSPKITKDGVTVAEDIELDDVYENLACQLVKEAASKTNDVAGDGTTTATVLAEGIFREGLKMLAAGADGMALQRGILKASEAVGEAVQKSSTKIDEKSKKQIEQIATIAGNNDPTIGKVLAEAFLKVGKDGVITVEEGRGSETTVDFVEGMQFDRGFLSPHFVTDEDSQTVELEDCYILLFEEKISAAKKLVPLLEAISKANKPLLIIAEDVEGEALATLVVNKMRGILNVAAVKAPGYGDRRKAMLGDIATLTGGTAIFKDLGIELESVKTSNLGRAKKVKLTSGETVIVGGAGKKADIEGRAAQIRSEIETTDSEYDREKLQERLAKLAGGVAQINCGAVTETEMKERKDLLVDAKSATQAALQEGIVPGGGIALLRAEKALKKLAVEGDEKLGADIVAKVLEFPLRTIAENAGLDGGVVVNRVRQQKKATEGFNADTGNYEDLVDAGVIDPAKVVRTALQNAASVAALLLTTDSLITEIPSEDEGGDHHDHHDHGGMGGMGGMPGMGGMGMPGMM
- a CDS encoding co-chaperone GroES — protein: MAKSLKIRTLDDRIVVQPLEAEETTAGGIVLPDSAQEKPQRGTVLAVGPGKLLDSGSRAELSVAVGDQVIYGKYSGSDIEIDGDEYKILRETEVLAKVVND
- the groL gene encoding chaperonin GroEL (60 kDa chaperone family; promotes refolding of misfolded polypeptides especially under stressful conditions; forms two stacked rings of heptamers to form a barrel-shaped 14mer; ends can be capped by GroES; misfolded proteins enter the barrel where they are refolded when GroES binds), producing the protein MAKQLLFEDHARAKMLKGIDKLADAVAVTMGPTGRNVIINKSYGGPTVTKDGVTVAKEIELEDRFENMGAKLVNEVASKTSDVAGDGTTTATVLARAIFKEGLRNIVAGSNPTAIRRGIEKAVAAAEDFLLNMAKPVNSKEDVANIGAISANNDRAIGELLAEALHRVGQDGVITVEEGKSRETTVDYVEGMQFDKGYISPYFINRPSEMDVELEDAYILFHEKKISNLRELIPLLEQVGNTGKPLLIVAEDIEGEALTALVVNRLRGVLNIAAVKAPGFGDRRKAMLADMGVLTGGTVISDDLGITLDKVQLNQLGRAKKINITKDKTTIVEGGGDKKELESRIGQLKRQIEETDSEYDREKYQERLAKLSGGVAVISVGAETEAEMKQTKARVEDALHATRAAVEEGVLPGGGVALVRAIEAVEKARSSARGDEKIGIDIILKALPAPMRQIADNCGIDGNVVVDEVLQKSTNYGYDAYKGDYVDMVKAGVIDPAKVVRTALSNAASISGLLLTTEALVTNLEDDGKRPVEGVIR
- the dnaJ gene encoding molecular chaperone DnaJ yields the protein MATKVDYYEVLGIERTASSGEISKAYRKLAIKYHPDSNPGDEEAVIRFKEAAEAYEVLSDSEKRARYDQYGHAGVEGGQRANFHDVEDIMEAFGDIFGGGIFSDIFGRGGGRGGRRRVRKGADIQVRVTLDLEEAATGVDREIQVDRRVACETCSGSGAKPGSKPETCSRCGGAGQVVQQAGILRVQTTCPSCGGQGTIITDPCGDCRGNGFTTKRVSMDVAIPPGVDDGMRVRLAGEGQPSPDGGPPGDCYCHITIRKHKLFEREGDHLILKMPITYTQAVLGSEIEVPTLNGPATLSVPAGSGSSEVFKMRGKGMPDPHGRGTGDLYVQTYIEVPKKLDPKQEELLRELAEYEHTNVSPHRKSFLESIRDYLFSTADEKETQKKS